In a single window of the Nicotiana tomentosiformis chromosome 10, ASM39032v3, whole genome shotgun sequence genome:
- the LOC138899916 gene encoding uncharacterized protein, whose translation MPSFKGTRDSDLYLDWERKVEVIFDCHNYSEGKKVKLDVVEFSNYASIWWKKLTRDRQQDGEPPIATWTEMKSHEEEILKQGTMTVDEYFKAMDMAMIQDNCMEKEEATMARFLNDLNREIANVVEIQQYVTIDEVVRRTINGEYEGEKSEEEEEEESVSEDDLELPFNDALVGVVRRIMTINLGINSEEQRENIFHTRCGINEKTFIIIDSGSCANVVSSHLANMLALTCMKHPKPYRLQWLNDSGELKVNKQCMISFNVCRNIIHDERKNKYYLELNGKKYTLAPLSPSQVFEDQKRLREIMEKQRAGKRSELEGKEKK comes from the exons atgccatctttcaaggGCACAAGAGACTcagacttgtaccttgattgggagCGGAAAGTTGAGGTCATctttgactgtcacaactacTCTGAAGGCAAGAAGGTTAAGCTTGACGTTGTTGAATTTTCTAATTATGCATCTATTTGGTGGAAAAAGCTTACAAGGGACAGGCAACAAGATGGAGAACCACCCATTGCTACTTGGACCGAGATGAAGAGTCATGAGGAAGAG ATTTTGAAGCAAGGAACCATGACTGTTGATGAATACTTTAAAgctatggatatggctatgatccaagATAATTGTATGGAAAAAGAAGAGGCCACTATGGCTAGATTTCTTAATGATTTAAATAGAGAAATAGCTAATGTAGTAGAGATACAACAATATGTAACTATAGATGA GGTAGTTAGGAGGACTATAAATGGAGAATATGAGGGAGAAAAAAgtgaggaagaggaagaagaggaaagTGTGAGTGAAGATGATTTAGAGTTGCCTTTTAATGATGCTTTGGTTGgggtagttaggaggattatgactaTTAATTTAGGAATCAATAGTGAAGAGCAAAGGGAGAATATATTTCATACTAGATGTGGAATAAACGAAAAAACTTTTATAATTattgatagtggtagttgtgctaatgtAGTGAGTTCACACTTAGCGAACATGTTAGCGCTTACATGTATGAAACACCCTAAGCCCTATAGACTCCAATGGTTGAATGATAGTGGTGAATTGAAAGTTAACAAACAATGCATGATTTCCTTCAATGTTTGTAG GAATATTATTCATGATGAAAGAAAGAATAAATATTATCTTGAGCTTAATGGCAAGAAGTATACTCTTGCACCTTTAAGtccttctcaagtgtttgaagatcaaaagagattGAGGGAAATAATGGAAAAACAAAGGGCAGGAAAAAGAagtgagcttgagggaaaagaaaagaaataa